A single Chanos chanos chromosome 8, fChaCha1.1, whole genome shotgun sequence DNA region contains:
- the rbm14a gene encoding RNA-binding protein 14a isoform X2 codes for MEKSSPVKLFVGNLPLDTSQSDLEALFAPYGEMVACSMLKHYAFVHLLGDGAAERAINDLHGSEFRGRNLVVEEPRSRNPNATKVFVGNLSATSTTEDLQELFQNYGKVLDCVKVQTKFPAGYAFVHMENKEEAMLAIEALHGYMFKGRALSVQLSKAAPSKPLATVPCASCGKTGHFAGECPVSRPLMEHHQSQAAVLAAAAAAAAGLPLQVQQSVHNSFYNTTSFDPTYAALKGLTTSSKDGKPVSPAVYGALASQVYGSVANQVLGSSSQPAEYENPPPAEAAYGTDADPQAIFEAARARFFEQGQQVLAEQQAVTKSDRDRSPVRRSAPLLPDPVPKPFTQARPKRRALLPTPPGGPEDPSAFDGDPISRCYAEYYKHYQQYQQYQPYPYYPYSYMPPPPMPMPPPGPMDAQYPAAPGTVTSPSV; via the exons ATGGAGAAGAGTAGCCCGGTGAAGCTGTTTGTTGGGAATCTCCCCTTGGACACTTCTCAGAGTGACCTGGAAGCCCTGTTTGCTCCCTATGGCGAAATGGTGGCCTGTAGCATGCTGAAGCATTATGCCTTTGTTCACCTGCTGGGCGACGGAGCTGCCGAACGTGCCATCAACGACCTGCATGGCTCAGAGTTTCGTGGTCGCAACCTGGTTGTAGAGGAGCCGCGGTCTAGGAATCCGAATGCCACAAAGGTTTTCGTGGGGAATCTTAGTGCCACCAGTACCACAGAGGACCTACAGGAACTTTTTCAGAATTATGGGAAAGTTCTGGATTGTGTCAAAGTTCAAA CCAAATTCCCAGCAGGTTATGCTTTTGTTCACATGGAGAACAAGGAGGAAGCGATGCTGGCTATTGAAGCACTTCACGGATACATGTTTAAAGGTAGAGCACTGTCCGTTCAGCTCTCCAAGGCAGCGCCTAGCAAACCGCTGGCGACTGTCCCCTGTGCCAGCTGTGGAAAGACAGGCCACTTTGCAGGCGAATGCCCCGTGTCCAGACCCCTAATGGAGCACCATCAGAGCCAGGCAGCTGTGCTTGCagctgctgccgctgctgccgCTGGCCTACCCTTGCAGGTACAACAAAGCGTCCACAACTCCTTCTACAACACCACAAGCTTTGATCCCACCTACGCAGCCCTCAAAGGCCTGACTACCTCCAGCAAGGATGGCAAACCAGTCAGCCCTGCCGTCTACGGCGCGCTAGCCAGCCAGGTTTACGGCTCCGTAGCTAACCAGGTGTTGGGATCGAGCAGTCAGCCGGCCGAATACGAAAACCCGCCACCCGCAGAAGCAGCATATGGCACTGACGCCGACCCACAGGCCATCTTTGAAGCAGCGAGGGCACGATTCTTTGAACAGGGCCAGCAGGTGCTGGCCGAGCAGCAGGCGGTGACCAAGTCAGACCGGGACCGCAGCCCCGTGAGACGCTCTGCTCCCCTACTGCCAGACCCGGTTCCCAAACCTTTCACCCAGGCGCGGCCCAAAAGAAGAGCTTTACTCCCCACGCCGCCTGGAGGACCAGAAGACCCCTCTGCCTTTGACGGAGACCCCATCTCTAG ATGCTACGCAGAGTACTACAAACATTACCAACAGTATCAGCAGTACCAGCCGTACCCGTACTACCCGTACAGCTATATGCCTCCGCCTCCAATGCCCATGCCGCCTCCAGGCCCGATGGATGCCCAGTACCCTGCTGCCCCCGGCACCGTCACCTCACCAAGCGT CTAA
- the rbm14a gene encoding RNA-binding protein 14a isoform X1 produces MEKSSPVKLFVGNLPLDTSQSDLEALFAPYGEMVACSMLKHYAFVHLLGDGAAERAINDLHGSEFRGRNLVVEEPRSRNPNATKVFVGNLSATSTTEDLQELFQNYGKVLDCVKVQTKFPAGYAFVHMENKEEAMLAIEALHGYMFKGRALSVQLSKAAPSKPLATVPCASCGKTGHFAGECPVSRPLMEHHQSQAAVLAAAAAAAAGLPLQVQQSVHNSFYNTTSFDPTYAALKGLTTSSKDGKPVSPAVYGALASQVYGSVANQVLGSSSQPAEYENPPPAEAAYGTDADPQAIFEAARARFFEQGQQVLAEQQAVTKSDRDRSPVRRSAPLLPDPVPKPFTQARPKRRALLPTPPGGPEDPSAFDGDPISRCYAEYYKHYQQYQQYQPYPYYPYSYMPPPPMPMPPPGPMDAQYPAAPGTVTSPSVYEPPPPHKEPLLRRSDNPHLHPPEPPYR; encoded by the exons ATGGAGAAGAGTAGCCCGGTGAAGCTGTTTGTTGGGAATCTCCCCTTGGACACTTCTCAGAGTGACCTGGAAGCCCTGTTTGCTCCCTATGGCGAAATGGTGGCCTGTAGCATGCTGAAGCATTATGCCTTTGTTCACCTGCTGGGCGACGGAGCTGCCGAACGTGCCATCAACGACCTGCATGGCTCAGAGTTTCGTGGTCGCAACCTGGTTGTAGAGGAGCCGCGGTCTAGGAATCCGAATGCCACAAAGGTTTTCGTGGGGAATCTTAGTGCCACCAGTACCACAGAGGACCTACAGGAACTTTTTCAGAATTATGGGAAAGTTCTGGATTGTGTCAAAGTTCAAA CCAAATTCCCAGCAGGTTATGCTTTTGTTCACATGGAGAACAAGGAGGAAGCGATGCTGGCTATTGAAGCACTTCACGGATACATGTTTAAAGGTAGAGCACTGTCCGTTCAGCTCTCCAAGGCAGCGCCTAGCAAACCGCTGGCGACTGTCCCCTGTGCCAGCTGTGGAAAGACAGGCCACTTTGCAGGCGAATGCCCCGTGTCCAGACCCCTAATGGAGCACCATCAGAGCCAGGCAGCTGTGCTTGCagctgctgccgctgctgccgCTGGCCTACCCTTGCAGGTACAACAAAGCGTCCACAACTCCTTCTACAACACCACAAGCTTTGATCCCACCTACGCAGCCCTCAAAGGCCTGACTACCTCCAGCAAGGATGGCAAACCAGTCAGCCCTGCCGTCTACGGCGCGCTAGCCAGCCAGGTTTACGGCTCCGTAGCTAACCAGGTGTTGGGATCGAGCAGTCAGCCGGCCGAATACGAAAACCCGCCACCCGCAGAAGCAGCATATGGCACTGACGCCGACCCACAGGCCATCTTTGAAGCAGCGAGGGCACGATTCTTTGAACAGGGCCAGCAGGTGCTGGCCGAGCAGCAGGCGGTGACCAAGTCAGACCGGGACCGCAGCCCCGTGAGACGCTCTGCTCCCCTACTGCCAGACCCGGTTCCCAAACCTTTCACCCAGGCGCGGCCCAAAAGAAGAGCTTTACTCCCCACGCCGCCTGGAGGACCAGAAGACCCCTCTGCCTTTGACGGAGACCCCATCTCTAG ATGCTACGCAGAGTACTACAAACATTACCAACAGTATCAGCAGTACCAGCCGTACCCGTACTACCCGTACAGCTATATGCCTCCGCCTCCAATGCCCATGCCGCCTCCAGGCCCGATGGATGCCCAGTACCCTGCTGCCCCCGGCACCGTCACCTCACCAAGCGTGTATGAGCCGCCTCCACCACACAAAGAGCCCCTCCTCCGCCGTTCCGATAACCCACACCTCCACCCGCCCGAGCCCCCCTACCGATAG
- the rin1a gene encoding ras and Rab interactor 2 → MKDDPVYDYPDPQSLGEKQPCPQRASLKRISVLDRLLLTHPVWLQLSINSATALHILQREPPGTFLVRKSNTLLKKVLCVRLADDSIPSFVKQFVILEEDSTFSLENSAISFPDLCRLIAFYCVSRDVLPFTLELPEAIAKASSHKQLESISHMGVEFWSSQLNFRGPRNGPSVSDASLPRSPAPPDIHAPQENPTLFQEFCPLQTRSPLELDLGAGKGALCFINPLFLHEHPGRSTIQRSNRLKQSFKVRVSTETSGPLSPPVIPPPPPPLLAKAKNRKKAAQGTVTSGVDAKEEVEEKAAPAQEEDSDYMHPSLVLPKKLTPMTSPALSPTVEEDDYQMPKALLQAREKTQREKREKEEEDQDEEVGLVLEQSRAPSLSELDSSSSFSSLEEAEESPESVAITEIINNPCTENPAKPRQSLSALRKMSAAFMSFFVPEKRVALLLEHLSRDRQTAFGSLVQDFLTTQREKLKSPCLTSASELLQGLRLFLTQAKAFLLECGELQPPIETLLPEDEQDQALEKAMFRCVLKPLKSQIDAALHSLHEQDGSTQRMMESLKRAREGSPMELFGVHVGVPDAHGIEKVKQKLSLMCQAYSPINKVLLLLQVCKLIYKAMRNNTVETGQEFGADEFLPALSYVLVQCDMPELCLEVEYMMELLETQWLTGEGGYYLTSVYASLSLIQSQPEAMSPSGITRQVRDSLREWSSRRRNKDHSQKKLQERFVKVLFQDGELSVVKTLQWRDGVTAADLTQLCAEKIGVTESEEYALYRRSEGDVLPLAPDTQIQDLQNLQGGGGPSLIYKRCPKDSKTPKLKRGNAVDITELS, encoded by the exons aTGAAGGACGACCCTGTGTATGACTACCCCGACCCCCAGTCGCTGGGTGAAAAGCAGCCATGCCCTCAGCGTGCTTCCCTGAAACGTATCAGCGTGCTGGACCGCCTGCTCCTCACACACCCTGTGTGGCTCCAGCTGTCCATCAATTCAGCCACTGCCCTGCACATCCTTCAGAGAGAGCCCCCAGGG ACGTTCCTGGTACGGAAGTCCAACACACTCCTGAAGAAGGTGCTCTGTGTGCGGTTGGCAGATGACAGCATCCCCTCCTTTGTTAAACAGTTTGTCATCCTCGAGGAAGACTCCA CCTTCTCTCTAGAGAATTCTGCCATAAGCTTCCCAGACCTTTGCAGACTCATTGCCTTCTACTGCGTTAGCAG AGATGTCTTACCGTTCACTCTGGAGTTACCTGAGGCCATAGCCAAGGCCTCGTCCCACAAGCAGCTGGAGTCTATCTCACATATGGGTGTAG AGTTCTGGAGTTCTCAGTTAAACTTTCGTGGCCCACGTAATGGACCATCAGTGTCTGACGCATCCTTGCCCCGAAGCCCAGCCCCACCAGACATCCACGCTCCCCAGGAGAACCCAACTCTGTTCCAGGAGTTCTGCCCGCTCCAGACACGGAGCCCACTTGAGCTGGATTTGGGGGCGGGGAAGGGAGCTCTGTGTTTTATCAATCCACTGTTCCTGCACGAACATCCTGGCCGCAGTACCATTCAGAGATCCAACCGCCTTAAACAGAGCTTCAAGGTGCGTGTCTCCACGGAAACGTCTGGCCCATTGTCCCCCCCAGTCATTCCGCCTCCCCCACCACCGCTGCTGGCCAAAgccaaaaacagaaagaaggcaGCGCAGGGAACAGTCACCAGTGGGGTGGATGCCAAAGAGGAGGTAGAGGAAAAAGCAGCACCAGCTCAGGAGGAGGACTCAGACTACATGCACCCTAGCTTGGTTCTCCCCAAGAAGCTTACTCCTATGAccagtcctgctctctctcccactgttgAGGAGGATGACTACCAGATGCCCAAAGCTCTCTTGCAG GCTCGAGAGAAAACccaaagggagaaaagagagaaagaagaggaagaccaGGATGAAGAGGTTGGTCTGGTATTGGAGCAGAGTCGAGCTCCATCCCTGAGTGAGCTGGACAGTAGCAGTTCCTTTAGCAGCCTGGAGGAGGCGGAAGAGAGCCCAGAGAGCGTAGCGATCACAGAAATCATCAACAATCCCTGCACAGAAAACCCAGCAAAGCCTCGGCAGTCCCTGTCCGCCCTACGCAAGATGAGCGCCGCCTTCATGTCGTTCTTTGTACCAGAAAAACGTGTAGCTCTGCTGTTGGAACACTTGTCGCGCGATCGTCAGACAGCGTTCGGCTCACTGGTACAGGACTTCCTGACGACACAGAGGGAAAAGCTCAAGTCCCCATGTTTGACATCAGCCTCTGAGCTTCTGCAAGGTCTGCGACTCTTTCTCACGCAGGCCAAGGCCTTCCTGCTGGAGTGCGGGGAACTCCAGCCTCCTATTGAGACCCTGCTGCCAGAGGACGAGCAAG ATCAGGCCCTGGAGAAAGCAATGTTCCGTTGCGTTCTAAAGCCCCTTAAGAGTCAAATTGATGCAGCGCTACACAGCCTACATGAACAAGACGGCTCTACCCAGAGGATGATGGAGAGCTTGAAGAGGGCCAGGGAGGGCTCTCCCATGGAGCTGTTTGGGGTGCATGTGGGGGTGCCCGACGCTCACGGCATTGAGAAGGTGAAACAGAAGTTGTCGCTCATGTGCCAAGCCTACTCGCCCATCAACAAAGTGCTGCTGCTTCTGCAGGTCTGCAAACTCATCTACAAAGCCATGAGAAATAACACAG TTGAAACGGGACAGGAATTTGGTGCAGATGAGTTCTTGCCAGCTCTCTCCTATGTGCTAGTGCAGTGTGACATGCCAGAGCTGTGTCTGGAGGTGGAGTACATGATGGAGCTTTTGGAAACCCAGTGGCTCACAGGAGAGG ggGGTTATTATCTGACTAGTGTGTATGCCAGCCTGAGTTTGATTCAAAGTCAGCCAGAGGCCATGTCGCCGAGTGGAATTACACGACAGGTCAGAGACTCCCTGAGGGAGTGGAGCAGTCGTCGCAGAAACAAAGACCACAGCCAGAAAAAACTTCAAGAG AGGTTCGTGAAGGTCCTGTTCCAGGATGGAGAGCTCAGTGTAGTGAAGACTCTGCAATGGAGGGACGGAGTCACTGCTGCGGACCTGACCCAGTTGTGCGCTGAGAAGATTGGGGTGACTGAGTCAGAGGAGTACGCTCTCTACAGGAGGAGTGAGGGAGACGTCCTGCCCCTGGCCCCTGACACACAAATCCAAGACCTCCAGAACCTCCAGGGAGGCGGTGGGCCTTCCCTTATCTATAAACGCTGCCCTAAGGACAGTAAGACGCCCAAGCTGAAGAGAGGAAATGCTGTGGACATCACTGAGCTGTCCtga
- the dpp3 gene encoding dipeptidyl peptidase 3 — MVDSQYYLPNDIGISALDCGEAFKLLSPKEKLYAHYLSRAAWYGGLVVLLQTSPESANIYVLLQRMFRKQPPAQLESVATAAGLSPEEYQAFLVYAAGLYANMGNYKSFGDTKFIPNLPKNKFKALVWHSQAFKESPGEMEQLWNSCSELIYSLENRQKQLGLGEKGITTYFSGNCCLDDAELAQKFLDSKNLSAYNTRLFKKDAEGKHCYEVRLASAVKKECAVDGEGETCCGKYEFEDSMFIVKRGDYAPLMERVCQNLEKAKTYAANENQKHMLEEYIRSFTFGSVDAHKEGSRFWIKDKGPIVESYIGFIESYRDPFGSRGEFEGFVAVVNKAMSARFAQLVSSAEILLPELPWPTAFEKDRFLKPDFTSLDVLTFAGSGIPAGINIPNYDDIRQTEGFKNVSLGNVLAVAYATQKEKLTFLEESDKDVYIKWKGPSFEVQVGLHELLGHGSGKLFVQDEKGNLNFDQQSVRNPETGELITSWYKGSETWDSKFSTIASSYEECRAECVGLYLCLNKQVLSIFGHEGEEAEEVVYINWLNMVRAGLLGLEFYTPESKSWRQAHMQARFVILRVLLEVGEGFVTLKERTGADGLPDAVITLDRSKIHTVGKNAIQKFLCKLQVCKATADVQGGRALYEGYSAVTDDGAHNFLRLREIVLLRKEARKMFVQANTRLQGDAVELVEYEGSAAGLILSFIDRFTDDAEEVEAHLLELSSRDSPCWC; from the exons ATGGTGGACTCTCAGTACTACCTGCCCAACGACATTGGGATCTCTGCCCTGGACTGTGGGGAGGCATTTAAGCTGCTGTCGCCCAAGGAGAAGCTGTACGCTCACTACCTCTCCAGAGCAGCCTGGTATGGAGGTCTGGTGGTGCTGCTCCAGACCTCTCCAGAGTCAGCCAACATCTACGTGCTCCTGCAGAGAATGTTCCGGAAACAGCCACCGGCACAGCTAGAGTCAGTTGCCACGGCAGCTGGCCTTAGCCCTGAGGAGTACCAG gcaTTCCTTGTCTATGCTGCTGGGCTATACGCAAACATGGGGAACTACAAGTCATTTGGTGACACCAAGTTCATTCCCAATCTGCCAAAG AACAAGTTCAAGGCACTTGTGTGGCACAGTCAGGCATTTAAAGAGAGCCCTGGGGAGATGGAGCAGTTGTGGAACAGCTGCTCTGAGCTCATCTACTCACTTGAGAACCGTCAGAAACAGCTTGGACTGGGAGAAAAG GGAATCACCACCTACTTCTCAGGGAACTGCTGTTTAGACGATGCAGAGCTTGCACAGAAATTTCTGGATTCCAAG AACCTGAGTGCCTACAACACCCGCCTGTTCAAAAAGGATGCAGAGGGGAAACATTGCTATGAAGTCCGCCTGGCCTCTGCCGTAAAGAAGG AGTGTGCTGTTGATGGTGAGGGAGAGACCTGTTGTGGAAAATACGAATTTGAGGATTCCATGTTTATTGTGAAAAGAGGTGACTATGCTccactgatggagagagtgtgcCAGAACCTGGAGAAAGCCAAG acctACGCTGCAAATGAGAACCAGAAACACATGTTGGAGGAGTATATAAGGAGTTTTACCTTTGGCTCGGTGGACGCACACAAAGAGGGCTCTCGCTTCTGGATCAAAGACAAGGGACCCATTGTGGAGAG TTATATCGGCTTCATCGAGAGCTACAGAGATCCCTTTGGATCCAGGGGCGAGTTCGAAG GCTTCGTTGCCGTGGTGAACAAGGCCATGAGCGCTCGCTTTGCTCAGCTGGTGAGCTCGGCGGAGATCCTGCTGCCGGAGCTGCCCTGGCCGACGGCCTTTGAGAAGGACCGTTTCCTCAAACCAGACTTCACCTCCTTGGACGTGCTGACCTTTGCCGGCAGTGGCATCCCAGCAGGCATCAACATCCCCAACT ATGAtgacatcagacagacagagggctTTAAGAATGTGTCTTTGGGGAATGTTCTGGCGGTTGCATATGCTACCCAGAAAGAGAAACTAACCTTCTTGGAGGAGAGTGACAAG gatgtgTACATTAAGTGGAAAGGACCCTCCTTCGAGGTACAGGTTGGGCTTCATGAGTTGCTGGGACATGGCAGTGGAAAGCTGTTTGTCCAG GATGAAAAGGGAAACTTAAACTTCGACCAGCAGTCTGTTCGTAACCCAGAGACAGGAGAGCTG ATCACCAGTTGGTATAAGGGCAGTGAAACATGGGACAGCAAATTTTCCACCATCGCCTCATCATATGAGGAGTGTAGAGCTGAGTGTGTGGGGCTTTACTTGTGTCTCAACAAGCAAGTGCTcag TATCTTTGGGCATGAGGgtgaggaggcggaggaggtgGTATACATTAACTGGCTGAACATGGTGAGGGCAGGCCTCCTGGGACTGGAGTTTTACACACCAGAGAGCAAGAGCTGGAGAcag gcccACATGCAGGCACGCTTTGTGATCCTGCGGGTTCTGCTGGAGGTGGGTGAGGGCTTTGTGACTCTGAAAGAGCGAACCGGGGCAGACGGCCTACCCGACGCAGTCATCACGCTGGACCGCAGCAAGATCCACACAGTGGGCAAGAACGCGATCCAGAAGTTCCTCTGCAAACTGCAG GTCTGCAAGGCTACGGCAGACGTGCAGGGAGGACGGGCTTTGTACGAAGGTTATTCCGCCGTGACGGATGACGGCGCTCACAACTTCCTGCGCCTCAGGGAGATAGTGCTCCTACGCAAGGAGGCACGCAAGATGTTTGTCCAGGCTAATACCAGACTCCAAG gtGACGCAGTGGAGCTGGTGGAGTATGAAGGCAGTGCTGCAGGcctcattctgtctttcatcGATCGTTTCACTGATGACGCTGAAGAAGTGGAGGCTCACCTCCTGGAGCTGAGCTCCAGAGATTCCCCCTGTTGGTGCTGA